From the genome of Primulina eburnea isolate SZY01 chromosome 12, ASM2296580v1, whole genome shotgun sequence, one region includes:
- the LOC140807666 gene encoding uncharacterized protein: MANLYVQAAPPTDLNRNTDWFMYPGVWSTYILILFFSWLVVLSVFGCSTGVAWTTVHLFHFVVTYHFFHWKKGTPFSDDQGIYNRLTWWEQIDNGKQLTRNRKFLTVVPIVLYLIALHTTNYQYPMIFFDTLAVFILVVAKFPHMHKVRIFGINADQ; encoded by the exons ATGGCGAATTTGTATGTGCAGGCAGCGCCGCCGACGGATCTGAATCGGAATACGGATTGGTTCATGTATCCTGGTGTATGGAGCACCTACATCCTCATATTATTCTTCTCATGGCTGGTCGTGCTCTCGGTGTTCGGGTGTTCTACGGGCGTGGCGTGGACAACTGTTCATCTCTTCCATTTCGTT GTCACCTATCACTTCTTTCATTGGAAGAAGGGAACACCATTTTCAGATGATCAGGGCATCTACAATAGATTGACTTGGTGGGAGCAAATTGATAATGGGAAACAGCTCACCCGTAATAGGAAGTTTTTAACGGTCGTGCCCATTGTTCT GTACTTGATAGCCTTGCATACAACCAACTATCAATACCCTATGATCTTCTTCGATACACTGGCAGTTTTTATTCTCGTGGTTGCCAAGTTCCCACATATGCACAAAGTTCGTATCTTTGGTATCAATGCTGATCAATAA